TTAAGCATGGGCGCTTGTAACTTTGGCCTTTTCCGTTTAATAAGATAatcttttgtttaaaaaaaaaaaaaactaattgtgTATTCTTTTTATTCTTTAAGTTTTGCCCATACATTAAATACTACTAAATAGGGCAGATTTTAGCGTTCCATTTAGATTTCATACTGACCCCAAGTTAAATATATCATTGGATAATGAAATAAGTAATTTTGACATTTAGATTGCAACAAtttaaataattcaaaatataGCTAATTTTCATTCTTGAGATATTCAAATTGAAGGAATAATTCCCTAAAGGAATCATAGAATTTTCCCTAAATATGAGTTCCAAGTTTGGTTCTATTGCATCATTTGTAGTCTAAGCTCTttccaatgttttaaaacttgGAACCTTAATTGAACCGATGAGGTTTTCGGATAGAGGTTCAACCGGTTAGACTGATTCAATCTTggtttaatgaattttttaaaaacataatttatatgaatatatatgtacaaaataagacatacaatggactaatttaagattttatatgatgaaaatttTAATGTTTTCAAAGAATTTGGATTTTCAGAAACAAAAATgttaaattataagttgcaaCAAATgaatttcatctcaattcaaTTGTATCTACCAAAAACtaatcttaaatccaacccaaaaataccacaatattctaaaattatacaaaattcacgtccaTTGGAATTAGACATTAtgagtttaaatttttaatttacgtttttgggatttagagattataactttaaaaaaaaagaagtttggaATTTGAAGAAAGTCAGGAAAATAGAAAACAGAGATGCAAACTTgataaaaggcaaaaaaatgagaagaaagcgAGTGGATGTGGCATTTAATAATTAGTTTTTAGGGTTAAGGAAAACCTATtcttatagatatatatatatttcaattgaataaacaaaaacaaaaaaccacCGGTTCAATGGTTCAATCCAGTTCAAACGGTTCTTACCAGTTTTTAACTTCAATTAACCCAAGGTATGAACCGGACAGAAACTATGACCAGTTCACGGCCAATCGGTCGAACTAGCCAGTCCGGTCCGATTTTCGAAACAATGGTTCTTTCCCTTATCTCGCATTAACACTTTTTCCTAGTTCAACATATATGGTTCAATTGCAAGGCAAACTGGTCATACGTAACCGTCAAATACGGTGTACTCAAATATGGAGTAAAATGAAGCAATATTTTTCAGGAAGAAGGTGTAGGAACTCAAGTCATTATTTGGtgtcaaaattatcaaatttggCATTTGGgataaactagttatatacAGTGCCACATAACCAGTGCGCATCAGAAACACACACACTTAATAAAAGTACTCCTCAAGTTCTTTTGGTAAATGTCGAATTTGACAGAGCTTTTGCCGGGAAACATATGTACGTTCTAtttcattgatttttttttttgataaaatagaataaaaagaaatataaattgaaaacttacAATGTGAACATCCTAAGCCAATTTTCTTGACAAACAGCATATGAAGCCTTTTGTTGTCTCAAATGCGATTGCGACCTTCTAATTTCATTTATATTGCTGTCCTATCTTGGCATTGCAAGAAGTCAAAACTTGCTGCTTCACTGCTTAAACCGCTGCTTGTCTTATTAGCTATCATTCATTAATGCATTCACGAAGACTTCAACGTGATGAATGCTCTAACAAACATTCATTTGTCGAGAGGGTCATGATCCATTAACTAAGATTGCGAATTCAAGAACTAGATATCCTAAATTTTTTCTTTGGATGAATTTTTCGTACACTAATAGTGTACATATTATCAGTTTTGGATGACtgataactatgcaaaatttatctttaaaattcaatttttgcacatGTATCATAAATTTAACAGTGATTGTGTATATAATATCAGTGTATATAATttaccattttttctttttgtttcttaaatttcacacctctagtttaaaaaaaaaaaaaaaagaatgagcaTCAATTTGTAATGATTTACCACATTCTCAATCCattatgccttttttttttgtgcataaTACCCCCATAATCTGATAATTGCGTCGGATCCTAACTAATCTAAAGTCAAACAATCGGATCCCTTTTGAAAGTGATTCTTCTAACGTTATTTTCTCCATTCATAAAAGTGTTGGGGTTGTTCTTGATTCATTATTGCAATCGATTATAGACTATGATgttgaaaaactagtttttgtgacgttttttttattacttttatatcCTGATTATAGATTTGGTAGCTAAAATCTATAATACCCAAATAGTAGTTTTTACTGatactaattattttttataatcaatttctataatcaaattttataaaatctaaAGCAATCGAAAAAGCAAGACCTTAATAGGTATCGAGTTCATTGTCACTTGGCTCAACAACAATGAGTGAACTATGTTTTCGTCAAAGAGACGTTTTCCAGAAAATGAGCATCTTTTGGGGTCCGTTTGGTAggactgaaaatattttccttgggAAAACCTTTTCCATCGAAGTCATTTTCCTGGAAAATCACTTCCTTTCCCATAATTTTCCAGTGTTTGGTtattaagtgaaaatattttccaaattccttttttcataattttccgGTGTTTGGTTTAtcactgaaaatattttctgataTATTTGTTGATAAgttgcaaatatttttttacTCTCAAAACATTTATTTCATTACAAGTTAATTTTAGTTTCTATCCATTATAATCAAATTATCATTTCTATAAAATAGTTATTCATATTACACCATGaattcttaaatgaaattaTTAATGATACTAATGAATTGGCTGGGAAAGAAGAGTTAAAAATTGCCTGTGTTAGTTAACCAACTATAGATGTAAAAGATATGCCGCCTACCAAGTCATATTTAGCATTGGCGTAAATATCTAGAGATTGGGCTAACATACAAATGAGAGCTGCCGAACAAAGAAGATTCCAACTCTGCTTTTTGAATCTCAAAAACATTTGAATTCTTATGTTATACAGGCAGTCACAACTACATCTACCTAATGTAGAAAACTGTTGGATTTGTCTTCAATATACTCAACAGATTTTAGCGGAGTTCTTCTACTAGATGCTGCAGATACCATCTAAAATGCGATACAAATGAGTCGCTGTAATTGTCAAGAAGCAGCTACCTACCAGACTCTTGGAAAACATAAAATTGCGGAAAGCAGGAAGCAAGGAGAAAATACAAGTTTCCTAACGTTTGCAACCAACTAGGCTACAGATACTCATTTGCTGCTTGTGGTCATAAAAAATTCACCCTCACAGACCAAGTCACATCCAACATAGGCTTTTCCTTCCATCTTTGCTATTCCAAAGCGTTTCTGCAGCTTGATGAGTGTCATTCTCATGACCAAAGTGTCTCCTGCAATTACTGGCTTCCTAAACCTGACTTTGTCAATTCCAGCGAAGAAGAAACAATTATTCTGACAAGGCAATTGCATAATTCAGTTCACGTACTTTATTCGACGCCCCAATCTTTCTTGAACCTCTCGAGAGAAATCAAACGAAGTCTTTGACTCTTCGCCATGAATGCTTTTCCTAGCTTCTCATTTTGCACCAAATGCTCGAATACCAAGTCCAGAAATTCTTCGCTATAGCCTTCTATATTCATAATCTCTTCATgtagttggttgacatcaagCTTGTTTGCACTAATTTTGTTCAAAGCAGCTGCCACTTCTCCAAGTTGTTGAGACATCTTTTCAATGTCTTCATTGCTGCGATTTCTTTTACGATGTTGTTTGGTTCCCGATGATGTTGCTCTCACTTCTGAGGATCTTGCACTAGTCACATCCTTTTGTTCTACACTTGTCTCTTCACTTGTCTCCACACTTGTCTTAGGAACAAATGGAGTTTCCAAATTCACATCGACAAATGATTTTGCAAAAGACCCGGTGGCCAGATCTTTCCCAACCACAACAGCCATTTCATCATACAACTCGATTTTATTCTGGATATACTTGTCATGACCTGGATTTTTCTGCGTAATcataaaccagaaatttcaatcAACAATATAACAAATCCAGGTTTAgtgcaaaaattcaaaagaacaaGAAGTCCTCATTTGACATTCCTAACTCCATTAAATTACCTGGATATAGGCATGATACACACTAGGACTGGCCGTTATCATCTTCAAAGTATCATCCCAGCCAAATCCACTTTTTTCACGAATTTTTACTATGGTGGACCAAGATGATCGCACTGTTCTTAGATGATTTTCCACATGGTCTACCGAGCACGTAACCCCAAACTTATCTTTCATGGCATCTACCACACGTGTAAATGAACTTGATTTAAAGCTATTGTTAGGCCTATTCCCAAGTTTCACCTCATCGGCAAGAATCTCAAGCATCAAACGCTCCATAGGTCTTGACCACCTAAACTGTTTCTCTCCCTTCTTGCCCATcttcaaaaaattaatcaatttcaatagtCATCGCCAATAAAACAAACTTATAACAATTATAGCCAACTATTTGCAGAAACATTAACAATTGCAACAAGAATGAAAATCATGACCCTGGAGAGCATAAGTTAATTCTCAATGGACAATCAAGAGATGCAAGGTTAATCATATAGGCAGAAGTTTTGTAAAAATTCTGCAATCTTTCAATGATCAGGCAGATTTATTCATATATATGCAGGCAGAACGCCGACACTTCTTAATAGATAAATCACTCATATAGAGCCAAAGACAACCTTACATGGCATCCAACGAACCAGCATTATCATAAaacaaaactaaactaaaaaagaaactacaaccaccaTCTAGATTATCTACTTTGTCTTCTTTGCATGTAATCTACATACATAGCATGTGCAATTGCGTCTCTTTTCCTTGCCCATTCTCTATTTTCTGCTCGTCTCTCACTTTGTGTTTGATAAGGCTGTGTGTAAGATGCTTGTTCAGTCAGAACATTTGGAGTTTCAGATTGTTCCTCTTGAATGACCTCTTCCATGAACATGTCATTTGGAGCTATACCCATAATGTGATTATGTATGATACAACATGCCAGAATCACATCTACTTGGGTTTTAAAATCCCAAAAAGGATCATTATCCACCACCTTAAATCGTTTCTTTAAAACACCAAAGCCTCGTTCGATGGTTGTTCGCAATGAGGAGTGACGAAGATTGAAAAGCTCTTTTTCATTTTGAGGGGGATTGTCATCATACTCCTTTAGGTGATATCGAACTCCAGAATAAGGAGGAATGAAACCGTTGCGAATGCCATATCCAGCATCTACAAGATAGTACTtgtctaaaattgaaaaaaaaaagttacttttgCCTAATCTAACAATGTTTTGCATAATTATACGACTCACATAAATTAAGACAAGTACCTTGCAGTACTTGTAGACCCCTTGGTCTTGTAAGAGCATCTTCAAGAACACGAGAATCGTGTGCCGATCCTTCCC
This Coffea arabica cultivar ET-39 chromosome 3e, Coffea Arabica ET-39 HiFi, whole genome shotgun sequence DNA region includes the following protein-coding sequences:
- the LOC113736436 gene encoding uncharacterized protein isoform X1, with amino-acid sequence MDPCSDDDEDAIVIGAATSVLAAGYAALEVYKTPVVIPKPPHVNRERAREDYMDSILYGSSSYCIDQIRMDQTTFFQLLNTLTIRGLLQPTIHMSVREQLLMFLQIVGYNLRFRVVGGYLYRSTETIHRYFSIVLDAILKLYPDLIQLPNGATPREIRNSRRYYPWFADCVGAIDGTHVVASVPLEIQGKFRGRKGYPTQNVLAAISFDLKFSYVLAGWEGSAHDSRVLEDALTRPRGLQVLQDKYYLVDAGYGIRNGFIPPYSGVRYHLKEYDDNPPQNEKELFNLRHSSLRTTIERGFGVLKKRFKMGKKGEKQFRWSRPMERLMLEILADEVKLGNRPNNSFKSSSFTRVVDAMKDKFGVTCSVDHVENHLRTVRSSWSTIVKIREKSGFGWDDTLKMITASPSVYHAYIQKNPGHDKYIQNKIELYDEMAVVVGKDLATGSFAKSFVDVNLETPFVPKTSVETSEETSVEQKDVTSARSSEVRATSSGTKQHRKRNRSNEDIEKMSQQLGEVAAALNKISANKLDVNQLHEEIMNIEGYSEEFLDLVFEHLVQNEKLGKAFMAKSQRLRLISLERFKKDWGVE
- the LOC113736436 gene encoding uncharacterized protein isoform X2; this encodes MDPCSDDDEDAIVIGAATSVLAAGYAALEVYKTPVVIPKPPHVNRERAREDYMDSILYGSSSYCIDQIRMDQTTFFQLLNTLTIRGLLQPTIHMSVREQLLMFLQIVGYNLRFRVVGGYLYRSTETIHRYFSIVLDAILKLYPDLIQLPNGATPREIRNSRRYYPWFADCVGAIDGTHVVASVPLEIQGKFRGRKGYPTQNVLAAISFDLKFSYVLAGWEGSAHDSRVLEDALTRPRGLQVLQDAGYGIRNGFIPPYSGVRYHLKEYDDNPPQNEKELFNLRHSSLRTTIERGFGVLKKRFKMGKKGEKQFRWSRPMERLMLEILADEVKLGNRPNNSFKSSSFTRVVDAMKDKFGVTCSVDHVENHLRTVRSSWSTIVKIREKSGFGWDDTLKMITASPSVYHAYIQKNPGHDKYIQNKIELYDEMAVVVGKDLATGSFAKSFVDVNLETPFVPKTSVETSEETSVEQKDVTSARSSEVRATSSGTKQHRKRNRSNEDIEKMSQQLGEVAAALNKISANKLDVNQLHEEIMNIEGYSEEFLDLVFEHLVQNEKLGKAFMAKSQRLRLISLERFKKDWGVE